From one Acidimicrobiales bacterium genomic stretch:
- a CDS encoding Flp family type IVb pilin, producing the protein MKLFVFLQSYLIATVASLKSEERGATMVEYGLMVALIAVVCIAAVTLIGTNLAAKFTTVANAVN; encoded by the coding sequence ATGAAGCTGTTCGTGTTTCTCCAGTCCTACCTCATCGCCACCGTCGCTTCGCTCAAGAGCGAGGAGCGTGGCGCAACCATGGTTGAGTACGGCCTCATGGTCGCCCTCATCGCCGTCGTCTGCATCGCCGCCGTCACCCTCATCGGTACCAACTTGGCCGCCAAGTTCACCACGGTCGCCAACGCTGTCAACTAG
- a CDS encoding response regulator transcription factor, with protein sequence MGAEAEPENTSILLVEDHVVLAEAMALALRLRGFGQLVALPADELDHQSVLAAADRHQPSVVLLDLHLGHDRSGMPLIEPLTSRGASVMILTGSQDHAQLARCLELGANGVFDKSRPLDELVDALHAAATGQTVLTPEERNEYLSELRRQRNENEARLAPFRALTAREEEVLTAVCDGLSAEAIAEEQFVSVATVRSHIKSVLNKLGVNSQLAAVALVRRSGWGRTRRATDRG encoded by the coding sequence ATGGGTGCCGAGGCGGAGCCGGAGAACACCAGCATCCTCCTCGTCGAGGACCACGTCGTGCTGGCCGAGGCCATGGCCCTGGCCCTGCGCCTCCGGGGCTTCGGTCAGCTCGTAGCGCTGCCGGCGGACGAGCTGGACCACCAGTCGGTCCTGGCCGCCGCCGACCGTCACCAGCCGTCGGTGGTGCTGCTCGACCTCCACCTCGGGCACGACCGGTCGGGCATGCCGCTCATCGAGCCGCTCACGTCCCGGGGGGCGTCGGTGATGATCCTCACCGGCAGCCAGGACCACGCCCAGCTCGCTCGCTGCCTCGAGCTCGGCGCCAACGGGGTGTTCGACAAGTCGCGGCCCCTCGACGAGCTGGTGGACGCCCTCCACGCCGCCGCCACCGGCCAGACCGTGTTGACGCCCGAGGAGCGCAACGAGTACCTCTCCGAGCTGCGGCGTCAGCGGAACGAGAACGAGGCGCGCCTCGCCCCTTTCCGCGCCCTCACCGCCCGGGAGGAGGAGGTCCTCACGGCCGTTTGCGACGGGCTGTCGGCCGAGGCCATCGCCGAGGAGCAGTTCGTCTCCGTGGCGACGGTGCGCTCCCACATCAAGTCGGTCCTCAACAAGCTCGGCGTCAACAGCCAGCTCGCCGCGGTGGCGCTCGTCCGCCGCTCGGGCTGGGGCCGGACCAGGCGGGCCACTGACCGCGGCTGA
- a CDS encoding response regulator transcription factor has product MTHDREVSPSGTTAGERDPSPTGTTAERRRLDRRVVARSEGTSCAGLAVPEDGPRPACAVVVVDDHAVLADAIVRALRREGFAAAAVDPSTPDGIMEAIAGLGPTLALVDLDLGLSEMSGFDLIGPLREQGVDVVVLSASDDQLLKAASIEEGARGLLSKAVAFEELLEGVKLAARGELVPDPLVADELRRLLREHRREHASQLAPFERLSPRERVVLALLVDGMSAETIAEASYVSIATVRSQIRGVLTKLGVSSQLSAVAVVKRCGWSGDERTPMVRYSSTLSL; this is encoded by the coding sequence ATGACGCACGATCGTGAAGTCAGCCCGAGCGGTACCACTGCAGGTGAGCGCGACCCCTCGCCGACCGGTACCACCGCGGAGCGGCGACGCCTCGACCGCCGGGTCGTCGCGCGGTCAGAGGGGACCTCCTGCGCCGGGTTGGCGGTGCCGGAGGACGGGCCCCGGCCGGCGTGCGCCGTCGTGGTCGTCGACGATCACGCCGTGCTGGCCGACGCCATCGTCCGGGCGCTACGCCGGGAGGGCTTCGCCGCCGCCGCCGTGGACCCCTCGACCCCCGATGGGATCATGGAGGCGATCGCCGGTCTCGGGCCCACCCTTGCCCTCGTCGACCTCGACCTCGGGTTGTCGGAGATGAGCGGCTTCGACCTCATCGGCCCCCTCCGTGAGCAGGGCGTCGACGTGGTGGTGCTGTCGGCGTCGGATGACCAGCTCCTGAAGGCGGCCAGCATCGAGGAGGGCGCCCGCGGGCTCCTCTCCAAGGCGGTTGCCTTCGAGGAGCTGCTCGAGGGCGTGAAGCTCGCCGCTCGGGGGGAGCTCGTCCCCGACCCTCTGGTCGCCGACGAGCTGCGCCGGTTGCTGCGGGAGCACCGCCGGGAGCACGCGAGCCAGCTGGCGCCGTTCGAGCGGCTCAGCCCCCGAGAGCGCGTGGTGCTCGCGCTGCTCGTCGACGGCATGTCGGCCGAGACCATCGCCGAGGCGTCCTACGTCTCGATCGCGACCGTCCGCAGCCAGATCCGCGGCGTGCTCACCAAGTTGGGCGTGAGCTCACAGCTCAGCGCCGTCGCCGTGGTCAAGCGCTGCGGCTGGTCGGGCGACGAGCGCACCCCGATGGTGCGCTACTCGTCCACCCTGTCGCTCTGA
- a CDS encoding AAA family ATPase → MPAFEWTHRAIRRTYFGGRARGGFIVALGVATVLSVAILIAFPEPGQPAEVNLNEIDRAIDDGHVASARIDDVARTVVIERHSGLRQRAAYPTTLGAELSRRLIDVGAEVTVEPTPQTSILVRLGVSFLPLMLIVAILLLYLRHMRSGAAAFSRGREAEIPTTRFADVGGIDEVVAELAEARDYLNHPERFAASGARAPRGFLLTGPPGTGKTLLARAVAGEAGVPFFAISGSDFVETFAGVGAARVRRLFELARRRDRAIVFIDEIDAVGRSRNARGGSDTDERERTLNQLLVEMDGFTPSNVIVLAATNRVDLLDPALLRPGRFDRTIPVPPPDRRGRTRILEIVSDRHKLADDIDFVDLGRRTAGMTGADLAVLVNEAALVATRAGHQVVTGRDLDAALATTVLGRERPSVVVSDRDRRIVAWHEAGHAVCALLLPDTDDPVQVTIVPRGGTGGTTWLTASDDQLVSQAQARAGLIVAMGGRSGEELLLQGDFTSGASLDYASARTLATHMVTRFAMGRKGVAHVGYEAAEGLPSDVEQAINGLLEDSLVAARALVHRASDLLEAIAAELLVDETVTLSRLHELVARHQGDGTEPADDGDEGRRAGLMILRSEP, encoded by the coding sequence GTGCCTGCCTTCGAGTGGACCCACCGCGCCATCCGCCGCACCTACTTCGGAGGCCGCGCCCGCGGCGGCTTCATCGTCGCCCTGGGGGTCGCGACGGTGCTCAGCGTCGCGATCCTCATCGCGTTCCCCGAGCCCGGTCAGCCGGCCGAGGTCAACCTGAACGAGATCGACCGGGCGATCGACGATGGTCACGTGGCGTCGGCGAGGATCGACGACGTCGCCCGGACCGTCGTCATCGAGCGCCACAGCGGCCTCCGTCAGCGGGCGGCCTACCCGACGACGCTGGGCGCCGAGCTCTCGCGCCGGCTGATCGACGTGGGCGCCGAGGTCACGGTCGAGCCCACTCCCCAGACGTCGATCTTGGTCCGCCTCGGCGTGTCGTTCCTCCCCCTCATGCTCATCGTCGCCATCCTCCTGCTCTACCTGCGCCACATGCGCTCCGGTGCCGCCGCGTTCTCGCGGGGTCGTGAGGCGGAGATCCCCACCACCCGGTTCGCCGACGTCGGCGGGATCGACGAGGTGGTCGCCGAGCTCGCCGAGGCCCGCGACTACCTCAACCACCCGGAGCGCTTCGCCGCTTCGGGCGCACGAGCGCCACGGGGGTTCCTGCTCACCGGCCCCCCGGGGACGGGCAAGACGCTGCTGGCCCGGGCGGTCGCCGGCGAGGCGGGAGTGCCGTTCTTCGCCATCTCGGGCTCCGACTTCGTCGAGACGTTCGCCGGTGTGGGGGCAGCCCGGGTGCGGCGCCTCTTCGAGCTGGCACGGCGACGCGACCGCGCCATCGTCTTCATCGACGAGATCGACGCCGTGGGCAGGTCGCGCAACGCGCGGGGCGGCAGTGACACCGACGAGCGGGAGCGGACCCTCAACCAGCTCCTGGTGGAGATGGACGGCTTCACGCCGTCGAACGTGATCGTCCTCGCCGCCACCAACCGGGTCGACCTCCTCGACCCGGCGCTGCTGCGGCCCGGCCGGTTCGACCGGACGATCCCGGTGCCGCCACCCGACCGCCGGGGGCGCACCCGGATCCTCGAGATCGTCTCCGATCGCCACAAGCTCGCCGACGACATCGACTTCGTCGACCTCGGCCGCCGCACAGCGGGGATGACGGGCGCCGACCTCGCCGTCCTCGTCAACGAGGCCGCCCTGGTGGCGACGCGCGCCGGCCACCAAGTGGTGACCGGACGGGACCTCGACGCCGCTCTCGCCACCACCGTCCTCGGCCGGGAGCGACCGTCAGTGGTGGTCAGCGACCGTGACCGGCGGATCGTGGCGTGGCACGAGGCCGGTCACGCCGTGTGCGCCCTGCTCCTGCCCGACACCGACGACCCCGTGCAGGTCACCATCGTCCCCCGCGGGGGGACGGGCGGCACCACCTGGCTCACCGCAAGCGACGACCAGCTGGTCAGCCAGGCCCAGGCACGGGCCGGGCTCATCGTGGCGATGGGCGGGAGGAGCGGCGAGGAGCTCCTCCTCCAGGGCGACTTCACCAGCGGCGCCTCGCTGGACTACGCCTCGGCACGGACCCTCGCCACCCACATGGTCACCCGCTTCGCCATGGGTCGGAAGGGGGTCGCCCACGTCGGCTACGAGGCCGCCGAGGGCCTCCCGAGCGACGTCGAGCAGGCGATCAACGGCCTCCTCGAGGACTCGCTGGTCGCCGCCCGGGCCCTGGTGCACCGGGCCTCCGACCTGCTCGAGGCGATCGCCGCCGAGCTGCTCGTCGACGAGACGGTCACCCTGTCGCGCCTGCACGAGCTGGTCGCTCGCCACCAGGGCGACGGCACCGAGCCCGCTGACGACGGCGACGAAGGTCGCCGTGCCGGGCTCATGATCCTGCGGTCGGAGCCCTGA
- a CDS encoding TadE/TadG family type IV pilus assembly protein encodes MTGPLSERGRDERGAAMVEFALVLPLLVLLVFGIIEFGRAYNAKVSLTGAVREGARVHALADGDPVAVTRQAAPTLKTQDIAVTTSASPCTSGEPATVTASYPFTYSIPFFGEGTITIQESGVMRCGG; translated from the coding sequence ATGACCGGTCCCCTTTCGGAGCGAGGTCGCGACGAGCGAGGAGCGGCGATGGTCGAGTTCGCCCTCGTGTTGCCGCTCCTCGTCCTCCTGGTCTTCGGGATCATCGAGTTCGGCCGGGCCTACAACGCCAAGGTCTCCCTCACCGGTGCGGTGCGGGAGGGGGCGCGGGTGCATGCCCTGGCCGATGGAGATCCCGTCGCAGTCACCCGTCAGGCGGCCCCCACCCTCAAGACTCAGGACATCGCCGTCACCACCTCGGCGAGCCCCTGCACCAGCGGGGAGCCGGCCACGGTGACGGCGAGCTATCCCTTCACCTACAGCATCCCGTTCTTCGGTGAGGGCACCATCACGATCCAAGAGTCAGGGGTCATGCGATGCGGAGGGTGA